In Mustela erminea isolate mMusErm1 chromosome 7, mMusErm1.Pri, whole genome shotgun sequence, the genomic stretch GAAGGagactttaaaattattcttctctttgccttctgctcTTCTGACAGTAAGATGTTAGAAGCTCGAAGAATGACTTGGGAACTTCTGGCCCCTTTACATGACAGATTGTTCAAGCCATCTTAATTTAGAGCTGATTAGAATGGGAGGTACTCCCAAATGGCAGAGAACTAGAAGAGGGAGGGTAGAAGTAGAGCAGCCAGTGAGTCAGAGCAGTGACCTTCTGCATCGAGAGTGGGATGTGTTCTCTATACAATCAACTTCTGTTCAAGACAAAACTTGAAGAGAAATGCaagcagtggggcacctggatggctcaatgggttaagcctttgcctgccggctcaggtcatgatcccagggtcctgggatcgagccccgcatcgggctctctgctcagcggggagcctgcttcctcctctctctctgcctgtctctctgcctacttgtgatctctgtctgtcaagtaagtaaagaaaatcttaaaaaaaaaaaaaaagaaatgcaagcaGTATCCATTGGGTTGATATTGAGATCAGTTGCCGTCTCTTATGCATGAAGTCAACCTGACTCAATCGAATCCAAAAACCACTGTTCTCTTCAACACCttctctgcttttaaatttttagttaggCTGGGAATAGCGGATTTGTTTTTCCTGTCACCTCCAAAATCTCTCATTGCAAGATAGTACTCTCCTGCTAGTGACACACATAAGCCCTTGTGcataaaatggtaaaagtaaGTATTGGCAATTGAACAAAAGAGTAACCTGGCAGGACTCAGTCCACCATTGGGGGCTTCAGGGTAATCACAGATATGGGGACCTGAACCTCTACAGACCCCATGAACAGTGGGTGGAAACTTCTTACCAATCCCAGCTTACACGTCTTTCCGAATTTCTCCCCAACTTTCTTTTCCAGCCATTACAGGGAATGAACACAGACAGAATGAGTCTTCAGGCAGAGACTAAAGGGAGCTCCTCTGGGCAAGcctgtctcactctctcccttccccttccttcgtTTACCAGATGGATGCAAAAGTGTGGGGTCTGCCATAGTAGGTCACTGAAGAATTGTGATTTCTTAGGAAGAGCTGTTGAATGCAAGGCTCTGCTTGCCTGCCAAGATCAAATTCAGCCTTTAGGTCGGTTGAGGCCATAGTGATTCTAGCCTCTGATTAACACTGACTGTGCCCTGGAGTCTTTTGATGTCTGTTCAGAGAGACCCAGGGAAACTGGTTAAAATCAAATGACTACTGTCTTCGGGAAGGACCCTGGTGACACTCCACCCAGAGAATTATACAATGCTGAGATCGGGAGGGTTTAAGAGCGCCCCCTGGTGGCAGACTCAGACAGCAGCCAAGGCCAGACAGACCCTATAGGGAGTAAGGCAGGATAGGAGGATAGGAAGTAACTCACAAACTGGAAGGATACAAGTCctgggcgcgggggggggggggggggggggggggcctaaTTTCTCAGTTCTAGCCCCACTGTGGAGAAATACAGACTTTGTTATcagatttgggatttttcaaaagaagttaaaatttgaatttgtaaGCAGTATCTCCTGGTATTTAAGCATTGCCTCTGAATTTGAAATGACTAATAATAATATGCTATTtggtataaataatatatttatattatataaataatatatattatatatatataataaatttatatttggtataaataataatatgctaTTTAGGCCATGCAGAACTCACCTCTGGGCTACCAATTTGTGGTTTCTTCCCAATTCTAGTTTTCTCTCCTGCTGATATGTCCTAAACTGACCCCAATACTGGTGGAGCGTTTTGGCCAGCTGGAAAGAGAaatctccctcctgcccctggggCATCTTCATCTCCACTTTCTATTCTCTCCAGAGGGTCGGTGGAGCAAGCATAcacttgttgagtgaatgagcACTTGGGGAATAGAGGAGAATCATTGTTTTCTGGCTTGAAGAGACCTTAGGGCATTCCTAACCCAATTTCTTAATAGGTGCAAGAATCTCTTTGTCCAGGTTAATCTGGTCATCCTGGCAATGGATAGTTAAGGATGGAAGgtacatttcccccttttttactTGAAAGTAAGGATGAGCTTCATTCCACACCTTGGTTTTACAGACTGACAATGACTATGTGTTGCTAATCATAGTCCTCTGATCTCACCTGCGGGGACTTAAAGCTAAATTTAGGAAGAAGTGCAAAGACTCACGCACAAGCTGCTACAGGGAGCGCACATTTAACCgcgaaaaaataaaaatactctgttCCTGACCAGTAGGCAGTAGGAAAGGGGTGTCACAGCCCCCACCTTGGAAAGCTGAGATCCTGTATGATTAGGGCTATGTCAGCTGCCTCTCAGAATGATGTCAGTATCTGCCCAAAGCCTCCTTGCTCACCTGTGCCTACCTGGATCGATGGCCCCACCTGCTTCAATGTTGCAATGGCTCTTAAAAGACAAAGTCACTGGGGAGGGACCAGCACTCAGGTGTCTCTGGGTGTGAGAGGTTAGAGATATTTCAGTTGATCCGTGAAACATGAGAATGTTATCATGCCAGGCTACCCTTTAAGGAGAAAGGTACAGACCATCCACTATTTCTTGGACATTTTTACAATGACcagttttttccattttgcaaatgTCAGTTCAAAATGACTCATCAGTGCCATTCAGTAGAAGCATAATGTGAGCCACAGATACAATTTCAGATTTCTTAGTGGCCACATTAAAAAAGTAGAGAGATAggagaatttaattttaatagtatattttatgtgtacccaatgtattttattcaatatataatacttacatatttatttatagttatatacttatatacatacctatagatttatttatgtatttatttataaagtttatcttttttatttttttagtaatctctacacccaatgtggggcttgaactcacaaccccaagatcaagagtcacatgctcctctgactgagccagatgCACCCACAaccaatatatttataatatataccaTCTAAtacatccaaaatattatttcaatatataatcaatatgaaaaattgaagtatttccatttttttatacaAAGTCTTCAAAATCTAGTGGGTGTCTTAGACTTACAGCTCATCTCAGTTtggaccagccacatttcaagtactcagtaGCCACAAAAGGCTGGCATCTCCCACAACAGACAGTATAGATCTGGACCCAGAGCTGTAAGAGACCTTGGCTTCAGGAGTTCTCTCTGAACTCAGTGACGTAAGTTGAAATCCAAGCCTTTCTGGCTAACAATCAGGCAATGCTAGCTGCATATCTCCTTTCATGAAACGCCCTTGAATTAAGGAGGGTTTAGTAAAGGAGCTATTGACATTTGGAAAAGATAGGAGAGAACACATTCAATTAAAGTATCAGTTATACCATCTACTGTTGGCTAATGAAACACAAAGATAACTCAGTATACTGATCTTCAACCTCAGCATCTGAGATGCTTGGGCAGATGGGACCTGAGTGATGGAAGAAATGTTTCTTTACTGCTGTGCCGTTTTCTCAGGGAAGAAATATACATCCTTCTTATCACTGGTTACTAAATTATATTGTCACTGCTACATTGAGTCTACACAGAGGATTGAATTAAAAAGGCTGATaaactaataatttaaaaatttaaaatcctccTTTGAATCCTGATACTTCCCATTTTGgctatttaactttatttagctGGATTCTAGTTAGAACTATTCgtctacagccataccaccctgaacgtgccCCATCTTgtctgatcttggaagctaagtagggtcgggcctggttagtacttggatgggagaactATTCACATAATGCTAATTTTTTGTCCTCACTTAGAGCAAATATGGAAATAAGTGTCCCTAATTATATTTCTCTAAGTCTCAATGTCTTTGTTTGTAAAAAGGGGAGATTGAATTAGAGGAATTCTAAGGTTTCTTCCGATTCTTAATACTAACATTTCACAAATCTCTATTTGGATTATAATTTGATCATTAATAGTACcagtgagggggcacctgggtgctcagtcggttaaatatcaacctttggctcaggattgagcctgcattaggctccctgctcagtggagactctgcttctccctttccttctgcgcctccctgctgcttgtgcgctctctcattctctccctctcaaataaataagtaaaatcttaaaaaaaaaatcataccaatGAGAAACGCTGGCTGGCTGTTAtgacaaaaataagaatagagggttttttaaaaattatagttaaacAGAGCCAAGGAACTTTCATAccgttttcttttaaaaggaatctgagtataatttttcttaacttaaaaaattatccaaGTAATTCAGGCCGTTTGGTTTTGTAGGATCACTAACATTGGTGCTTGTTGAACCACAAGCAATTCTGAAGTTATACTTATACTTCTTTATTCTCATTATAGGTAGAAAAGAAgtcaaagatgaagagaaaagtgaaaatgaaaacacacggTTTGAAGTAAGATTGTTAAGAGACCCAGCTGATGCCTCAGAAGCCCATAGGCCttctgggagggaggaagcaagagCCCCAGGAGAGGAGGACACCCAAGGCCCCACAGTGGCAGACACAGAGGAAGGTGGGCACAGCCGAGAAGGAGCAAGCGAACCCCAAGGGGACCTCTTCCCCTCTGACAGACAAGTCTCCAAAGAAGCAAACCCACGCCATTCTGAGAAAATCGAGGAagaggacaggaaggaagaagagagggagaaatatcAGAAAAGGGAGCATGGGAAAGATGGcagtgaagagaaaaatgtgGAAGACCTAGGAGAGACACAGAATGCCTTTCTCAACAAAAGAAACCAGGCTACagctaagaaaaaagaagagttagAGGCCAGATATGGTCTACACTCTGCTGGGCCCCCTGAGGAAAAGACACACAGCCGGGAGAGGAACAGCCAGGAGAGTGGAGAGGATACAAGAAGCCAGGAGAAACACACTCAAGAGTCTAAAAGCCAAGTTGGGAGCAAGGAAGAATCTGAGGAAAGTGAGGAAGAtgctgagcctgatgtggacaAACGACGCTGGAAGCCGAGACACCACCACGGGAGGACCAGGCCTGACAGGTCCTCTCAAGAAGGGAAACCTCCCTCCGAGGAAAAGGGACACCTCCGTGAGGAATCTGAGGACTCAAACGTGGGCACAGTCAGTTTAGGGGAAAAGAGGGACCGCCATCCAGCCCACTATAGGGCTTCAGAGGAAGAACCTGAATATGGGGAAGAAGTGAGGAGTTACCAGGCTGTCCATGCTCCCAAGGATCTGGAGCAGGGGCGATATGGGGGCAGAGGAAGTGAGGAGTACAGGGCTCCAAGACCTCCCAGTGAGGAGAGCCAGGAGGAGGATAAGAGAAATCGCCCCAGCTCAGAGCTTGACAACATAGCACAGGGATATAAcgaagaaagtgaggaagagaggGGCCGTGACGGGGGACATCTCCacagagccaggggaggggaacCAGGTGCATATTCCATTCCagacaacaaagaagaaaaacggTTCTTGGGTGAAGGACACCACCATGTCCAAGACAACCAGATGGACAAGGCAAGGAGGCGCCCACAAGGCGAGTGGAGGGAGCAGGACAGAAATTACCTCAACTATGGCGAGGAAAGGAGTGAGGAAGAAGCCCAAGGGAAATGGCAACAGCAGGAGGACCTAGAAGATGCTACAGAAAGCAGGGAGGAAGCTAGGCTTCAAGGCAAACAGTATGGTCCCCATTACACCACTGACAAGAGGAAGAGATTAGGGGAGTTGCTCAACCCATACTATGACCCTTCCCAGTGGAAGACCAGCCGTTTTGAGAGGAAAGACAACATGGATGACAATTTTCttgagggggaagaggaaaatgGGCTGACCTTGAATGAGAAGAATTTCTTCCCAGAATACAACTATGACTTGTGGGAGAAAAAGCCCTTTGAGGAGGACGTGAACTGGGGATACGAGAAGAGAAATCTGTCCCCCAAACTGGATCTGAAAAGGCAGTATGACCGAGTGGCTGAACTAGACCAGCTTCTTCATTACCGGAAGAAGTCAGCCGAATTTCCAGACTTCTATGATTCTGAGGAGCAGATAACCCCACGCCGTGCAGCAGAGAATGAAAAGGACAGGGCTGGCCAGGGAGTTCTGACAGAGGAAGAGGTACGGTGCGGggcttttgtttaaaattaaaatggttaaTGTTAATATCTTCAGACTATCTGAAAGTAATGTGGAGAAACTGGTGGGAATTGATTACCATGAGGATACAGCCCTAGTAAGAGAATGTCGACCACCTCTGGGCTGGAGTTCCATTGTCCATGTCCATTGTCCCTACCCACTTACCCTACTGCAGtgcttctcaaccttggctgcatattggaatcacctggagggcttgagTAATTAGTGATGTTTAGGATCCACCTCCAGGGATTCTGTATCTTTGGTGCTGGGTGCTACTTGGGCCTCAGGATTTTTACAAGCTTCCAGGTGGTTTCAGTGTTCAGCCAAGGTTGACAATCATTCTTTCGGTGCCTTCTTGgtcatttaaattttcatcacTATTTTCCAGGGTAGGAACTGATGATATAGAAATTAGTTGCTGCTTTAGTCCATCTTTTTCAGCTACCGGACTATAAAAATTAGTTTACATCTCAAAAAGTTAACATGATCAGAACCATACCTGCCTAAACAATCATTTTTTCCTAATACTGAATTGTGCTGATTGGCatttctcaaacttgaatgtACAGCAGAATCTCAAGAGATTCCTAGCTTCTGAGTTTCTGATTGAGTAGATCCTGGGTGCAGCTCAAGAATATGCATTTCTGGTAAGTTCCTTGGTGATGCTGATGTCTCTGGTCaggagaccacactttgagaaccaccgaTGTAGGGTGTCTCGTATGGCTTCTAACATATCAAAAATTCCCTTCTGTTCAAACCACAGTTCCCTcaaaccacaataaaattaatCGATCTGGGACCTCATGCctccacttttccttttctgtattttctaggaAAAGGAACTTGAGAACTTGGCTGCGATGGATCTGGAACTACAGAAAATAGCTGAGAAGTTCAGTGGTAACCGAAGGGGCTGATGGCCATTGGAGCAAAGGGCAGTTTTAAGAAGCAATCCTCACATTATCTATTTTCCACCATTTCACCGAAAGGCACCATTTATTTACCcaaaagcagaaagtagaattttCTGTTCATTCAGTGTTTGACACAATTGGAAATGCTTTAATTTTTGCCAGAATGCTATTGAAAATATGAATAGCATGACTTGTAATATATCCTTTCTCGCAAAATAGACACATTAACATGCTCGTGACAATGACTGTGCTGTAatccttgaaaaagaaatacatttgtcttggtttgaaataataaaagattcaCCTAAGGCCAAAGTTTCATGTTTTTAGCTTCCTTTGGGCTAACAGGGAAGAGTGTGATTTTCAAACCCATTctctaaagtaaattttaaaagacagcatTAGGCTTTGTTGGTCTTTGGATGCAGaataggcaaaaaagaaaataaaacaacaacaaaaaaactttgaaGTAAAAGAACGTCTGGGATATAAAGCAAAAGAGTACAGGAAAAGACATCTGTTCCCCCAGGGTAAAGAAAGATTATTAAATAGACTTGAAGAACCTATTTCAAAAATGACCATAagacatttactttttaaaatcctgttaTCTGGAAAGCTCTGGGAGTAGCCAGCCACAGGTCATTTTTCAGAGCTAAGGAGGAGAGAGTCTGGATAATGGGAAAAACTCTGAACTGGGAATCAGAACAGGTAGGCTGATCCAGACAGATTCCTGGACCGACCCTCAGGGCTGGTCTCTTGTAAGTTTTCACCAAGTCATTTCAGAGGACACAGATCAACCCACTATATGCCTTTCAGGACTACTTGATGTTTTGCTTGATGATGTGGAAGAAGATGGCGCACTGGCTCTATTACTAAGTAGCTGTAGGACTTCGGACAAGTTGCTTTCCCTCTCTAGACCTCAGGTTCATCAGTAAAATAAGGATACCTGCCTTATTGGGTTGTTACGAGGATAATGAGTATGCAAAAACACTTAGAATATTGCCTGGCATATGGCATGGTGCAGGAAATGTTGGCCACTACCATTACTAACACCGCAGCTCGCTTCCTATGGCAAGACAAGTGGAAAGtgtcctcttctccttccttttactTGTCATCTCATCCCTCACCAGTGGTGCCTCTcaagggattgagccccaggtgccACAGCAGTGAGCTGCTTGGTAATATACCCTTTCTAGGCTGTCTTTGTTTCCCTGTACTACTTCTTACTGGTAATCTCAGCAGGTATTTCCTGGAATCAGATCCCAAATAAACAGCTTGTCCTCAACTTCTTAtttcagggtctgcttctggggggACCCCAACCCAAGAAACCATCCAAAGCTAGGCTTGCATTATggcaaatgtttttaatgtactgcCATTATAACCCTCTGTGTTACCGCATCTTAATACAAGTTACTAAGAAATACTTAATACATGGCAGTAGAcacatctctcctttttttctattgCAGCTCTGCAGAAAACAAAATCGCTTCCTAATAAAAAGGATTCAAGGGCCCAAGATGAATAGCAATTTACTCACTGGTTAAGGGAAGACAAAACACTGCAATGCACCAAATGCTAGCCTGgcaagcaacacacacacacacacacacacacacacacacacacacacgtgcgcacacatgcacacagcccTGCTCACGAGAAGCTGCTGGCTGCTGGCAGGTGGAGCATAGCACTGCATGGTCCTGGCCTCCTGGTGATGTCCCGTGCACTAACACACCCTTTTGGTTTAGTTTGAAAACACTTCAGGGCAGGGCAATGTGTATGCACAGATGACCTATCAAGGATACAGAAGACATTCAAGAAATCCCACCTGACCCATGGTGCCAGCAAAGTGCAATTAGGATCTCTGGGGATGCCATGCCACCATTTCTTTAAGATGAACTCAAGGACCACCCAGGCcattgttttctcctcttttgaTCAAAGTCATGTATGTTGATGGCAAAACATCAAGTAGTCCTGAAAGGCATATagtgggttgaactgtgtcctccAAAATGACATGGTGAAGACTTAACCCCTGGCACCtgtgagtgtgaccttatttgaagattttctctaGATGCAATCAAGTTATGATGAAGTTGTTAGAGTGGGCCCCTATCCAATATGACCAGTGTTCTTAAAAGAGGAGGGAAATGTGGATAGATACAGAGGACAATGTCATGTGAAGACATAGAGGGAAGATGGCCACGTGAAAATGGTGGCAGAGACTGAAGCTGGGTTGCCACCAGCGATGAAACATCTGGGGTCAGCAGAAGCTTGAAGAGCAAAGGAAGATTCTTCCCTAGAACTGCCAGGGGGAGAATGGCcccactgacaccttgatttggaacttctggcctccaggactgtgagacaaCACGTTTAATTCTCCCTTTTGGGATACTAGCAGGTCTTGGCACACCCTCAATTACTAGGGATCACTAAGAACAAAGATGGTGGCTTAGACAatcacaaagtttttttttttttttcttttttgtgtgtatggtggGGGGTGGACAGAGGGAAACGGAGACTCTTAAGtatgctccatgcccagtgcagagcatGATGTAAGGCTCTATCTTACAacactgagataatgacctaagctgaaatcaagagttgggtgcttaaccaactgagccatccaggcaccctgacaatCACAAAGGGTTGACAGACAACCAGGAGTTCAGATTGAGCTGATTGGTGAGGCTTATCTCCTACACAAGACCAATTTGTCAAGACTGGGAGAGGTTGCTGTCATATCCAATATGTAAGCACCAACATacagagtgaagaaaaaaataaacataggaatGTGTTCCAAACAATAGAACAAGATAAATCTCCAGAAACAGATcttaatgaaacagagataagagaTTTATCTTATAGAGTTCAAAATCATGGTCATAAAAATGCTCACCATGGTCAGGTCATGAACAAAGTAAGAatttcagaagacagaaaataaaagtaagtacACCATAAAGAAATCATAGAGTTAAATAACACAATAAGTGAACTAAAATATTCAATGCAGGGGTTCAACAACAGATAGATCAAAGTGAAGAAAGGATCAATAAATCAAAGACTGGGCAGTGGAATTCATCCAATGAGGggtgcaaaaattttttttaaactataaagagTGAAGATAGCCTCAGGGACTTAATGAGACGCCACTAAGTGGACAAACATACGCATTATCTGGGTCCCAGAAGGAAtgaaaaagtggaagaaaagttat encodes the following:
- the CHGB gene encoding secretogranin-1 isoform X2; its protein translation is MQPAVFLGLLGAAVVAVSSVPVDNRNHNEEMVTHCIIEVLSNALSKINAPPITPECRQVLKKSRKEVKDEEKSENENTRFEVRLLRDPADASEAHRPSGREEARAPGEEDTQGPTVADTEEGGHSREGASEPQGDLFPSDRQVSKEANPRHSEKIEEEDRKEEEREKYQKREHGKDGSEEKNVEDLGETQNAFLNKRNQATAKKKEELEARYGLHSAGPPEEKTHSRERNSQESGEDTRSQEKHTQESKSQVGSKEESEESEEDAEPDVDKRRWKPRHHHGRTRPDRSSQEGKPPSEEKGHLREESEDSNVGTVSLGEKRDRHPAHYRASEEEPEYGEEVRSYQAVHAPKDLEQGRYGGRGSEEYRAPRPPSEESQEEDKRNRPSSELDNIAQGYNEESEEERGRDGGHLHRARGGEPGAYSIPDNKEEKRFLGEGHHHVQDNQMDKARRRPQGEWREQDRNYLNYGEERSEEEAQGKWQQQEDLEDATESREEARLQGKQYGPHYTTDKRKRLGELLNPYYDPSQWKTSRFERKDNMDDNFLEGEEENGLTLNEKNFFPEYNYDLWEKKPFEEDVNWGYEKRNLSPKLDLKRQYDRVAELDQLLHYRKKSAEFPDFYDSEEQITPRRAAENEKDRAGQGVLTEEEEKELENLAAMDLELQKIAEKFSGNRRG
- the CHGB gene encoding secretogranin-1 isoform X1, whose translation is MQPAVFLGLLGAAVVAAVSSVPVDNRNHNEEMVTHCIIEVLSNALSKINAPPITPECRQVLKKSRKEVKDEEKSENENTRFEVRLLRDPADASEAHRPSGREEARAPGEEDTQGPTVADTEEGGHSREGASEPQGDLFPSDRQVSKEANPRHSEKIEEEDRKEEEREKYQKREHGKDGSEEKNVEDLGETQNAFLNKRNQATAKKKEELEARYGLHSAGPPEEKTHSRERNSQESGEDTRSQEKHTQESKSQVGSKEESEESEEDAEPDVDKRRWKPRHHHGRTRPDRSSQEGKPPSEEKGHLREESEDSNVGTVSLGEKRDRHPAHYRASEEEPEYGEEVRSYQAVHAPKDLEQGRYGGRGSEEYRAPRPPSEESQEEDKRNRPSSELDNIAQGYNEESEEERGRDGGHLHRARGGEPGAYSIPDNKEEKRFLGEGHHHVQDNQMDKARRRPQGEWREQDRNYLNYGEERSEEEAQGKWQQQEDLEDATESREEARLQGKQYGPHYTTDKRKRLGELLNPYYDPSQWKTSRFERKDNMDDNFLEGEEENGLTLNEKNFFPEYNYDLWEKKPFEEDVNWGYEKRNLSPKLDLKRQYDRVAELDQLLHYRKKSAEFPDFYDSEEQITPRRAAENEKDRAGQGVLTEEEEKELENLAAMDLELQKIAEKFSGNRRG